One genomic region from Magallana gigas chromosome 3, xbMagGiga1.1, whole genome shotgun sequence encodes:
- the LOC105339888 gene encoding angiopoietin-2 isoform X1, whose product MGRLFGILIWILLFVFMKGQIIFDDLDDKDRSVDLTLQLLRIELQQFSQGMERILMNKLDGIENSIEVKISSKIETQHRLLKDDVVSLTNRLSEKVDENISHLNAIAQTHELLIRQEMVSLATNLSGKVDEKINDLIDIAQTEQRFLTQEVVSLTTNLSKKVDEKNGDLHTIVQTIQPLLTQDLVSLTTNLSGKVDEKITDLININLTEQRFLRQEMVSLVTNLSKQVDEKIGDLHTIAQTIQPFLTQDLVSLTTNLSGKVDEKINDLINITLTEQRLLRQEMVSLATNLSRKVDEKIGDLHTIAQTIQPLLTQEMVSLITNLSGKVDEKITDLINISLIEQRLLRQEMVSFATNLSGKVDEKFIDFINITLTEQQLLRQEMVSVASKVETLLNNSEINRLKERENVLDDIRNSSLYVTEQISSGEVIQIQLCNITYSDCNGILEKNPSLKGKNGVYNIRDSNKAKTVYCDMTTDNGGWTVIQRRLDGSIDFYRNWTEYKNGFGFPNHEYWIGNDMLHRLTSLKPQEMRVDIERFNGEKAYAVYSSFSVGDEANNYILSVQGYSGNAGDSLNYHNNMAFTTQDQDDDRWSGGNCATDWGSAGWFNICFKANPNGQYIDSEKTNDPKYLVWYHWKNSWVSLKSMKLMIRPRACHQDLTGFFL is encoded by the exons ATGGGTAGACTGTTTGGTATTCTGATTTGGATATTATTGTTTGTATTCATGAAAGGACAGataatttttgatgatttggaTGATAAAGACAGGTCAGTAGACTTGACATTACAGTTATTAAGAATCGAGCTACAGCAATTCAGTCAAGGTATGGAAAGGATATTGATGAACAAACTTGATGGCATCGAAAACAGCATCGAGGTAAAAATTAGTAGTAAGATAGAGACTCAACACCGACTGTTAAAAGACGATGTGGTGTCGCTAACGAACAGATTATCTGAGAAAGTTGATGAGAATATCAGTCATCTAAATGCCATTGCTCAGACCCATGAGCTACTTATACGACAGGAAATGGTGTCACTGGCGACTAATTTGTCTGGGAAAGTCGATGAAAAAATCAATGATCTTATTGATATAGCTCAGACCGAGCAGCGATTCCTAACACAGGAAGTGGTGTCTCTTACGACCAATTTGTCTAAGAAAGTCGATGAAAAAAATGGTGATCTACATACCATAGTGCAGACTATTCAGCCACTCCTAACACAGGATTTGGTATCTCTTACAACTAATTTGTCTGGGAAAGTCGATGAAAAAATCACTGATTTAATTAACATAAATTTAACCGAGCAGCGATTTCTACGTCAGGAAATGGTGTCTCTTGTGACCAATTTGTCTAAGCAAGTCGATGAAAAAATTGGTGATCTACATACCATTGCTCAGACTATTCAGCCATTCCTAACACAGGATTTGGTATCTCTTACAACTAATTTGTCTGGGAAAGTCGatgaaaaaatcaatgatttaatTAACATAACTCTAACCGAGCAGCGACTTCTACGTCAGGAAATGGTGTCTCTTGCGACCAATTTGTCTAGGAAAGTCGATGAAAAAATTGGTGATCTACATACAATAGCTCAGACCATTCAGCCACTCCTAACACAGGAAATGGTATCTCTTATAACTAATTTGTCTGGGAAAGTCGATGAAAAAATCACTGATTTAATTAACATATCTCTAATCGAGCAGCGACTTCTACGACAGGAAATGGTGTCTTTTGCGACCAATTTGTCTGGGAAAGTCGATGAAAAATTCATTGATTTCATTAACATAACTCTGACCGAGCAGCAACTCCTAAGACAGGAAATGGTGTCTGTAGCGTCCAAAGTTGAGACTCTGCTGAACAATAGTGAGATAAACAGGTTAAAGGAAAGAGAAAATGTTCTTGACGATATAAGAAATTCGAGTCTATATGTAACCGAACAGATTTCCTCAGGAGAAGTAATACAAATTCAATTATGTAACATTACATATTCCGATTGTAATGGCATTTTGGAGAAAAATCCAAGTTTGAAGGGAAAGAACGGTGTCTACAATATCAGGGATTCAAATAAAGCAAAGACCGTGTACTGCGATATGACAACTGATAATGGTGGATGGACG GTTATTCAGCGGAGATTGGATGGGTCGATAGACTTTTACCGTAATTGGACGGAATACAAGAACGGATTTGGATTTCCTAATCATGAGTATTGGATAG GAAATGACATGTTACATAGACTGACCTCGCTGAAGCCTCAGGAAATGCGAGTAGACATTGAGAGATTTAATGGAGAGAAGGCCTATGCTGTTTACTCAAGTTTTTCTGTCGGGGACGAGGCCAATAATTATATACTTAGTGTGCAGGGATACAGTGGAAATGCAG GAGATAGCCTGAATTACCACAATAACATGGCGTTTACTACACAGGATCAGGATGATGACAGGTGGAGCGGCGGAAACTGTGCCACCGACTGGGGTTCCGCTGGGTGGTTCAATATATGTTTCAAGGCCAACCCTAATGGACAGTATATAGACTCTGAGAAGACAAATGATCCTAAATACCTTGTATGGTATCACTGGAAAAACTCGTGGGTGTCTCTGAAATCGATGAAATTGATGATTCGTCCTCGAGCTTGCCATCAAGATTTAACTGGATTTTTCTTATGA
- the LOC109620167 gene encoding uncharacterized protein: MICGRSPCPPGNPRCGWHVDPLPRPNPYPQPNPYPQPNPRPNPGCIPPLCHVDPPPRGNRHPIRLGADSYIPDGNGGGHIGGGQIGGGLGLGSIIGGGSQWSHHKQWSSSWQSGSHSSIGGRIIGRGHGGIIGEGQGGIIGGGQAGGGHISGGRIGGGRLGGLGGGLGGIIGGGSQWSDSWQSGSHGGLEGRIGGGLGGHGRIIGRGQGRIIGRGQGRIIGRDQGRIIGGGHGYGGNGCGPYGCGGHYGRK, translated from the exons ATGATTTGtg GTCGCTCACCCTGTCCTCCTGGTAATCCAAGATGTGGGTGGCATGTTGACCCCCTTCCAAGACCCAATCCTTACCCTCAGCCAAACCCCTACCCTCAGCCTAACCCCCGACCCAATCCTGGCTGTATACCACCCTTGTGTCATGTAGATCCACCACCCCGAGGAAACAGACACCCTATTCGGCTAGGGG CCGACAGCTATATCCCTGATGGAAACGGCGGGGGACACATCGGAGGTGGGCAAATCGGAGGAGGATTAGGATTAGGTAGTATCATTGGTGGAGGAAGTCAGTGGTCTCATCATAAACAATGGTCTAGTTCCTGGCAGTCAGGAAGCCACAGTAGCATCGGAGGACGAATTATCGGAAGGGGTCATGGAGGGATCATAGGTGAAGGTCAAGGAGGAATCATTGGAGGGGGTCAAG ctGGCGGTGGTCACATCAGCGGGGGCCGGATTGGTGGTGGGCGTCTTGGAGGTCTTGGGGGAGGTTTAGGTGGTATCATTGGAGGTGGCAGCCAGTGGTCCGATTCCTGGCAGTCCGGTAGCCACGGGGGACTCGAAGGGCGTATCGGGGGTGGTCTTGGAGGTCACGGACGGATTATTGGAAGAGGTCAAGGACGGATTATTGGAAGAGGTCAAGGACGGATTATTGGAAGAGATCAAGGACGGATTATTGGAGGAGGCCACGGTTATGGAGGAAATGGATGCGGACCTTACGGATGTGGTGGACATTATGGACGTAAATAG
- the LOC105339888 gene encoding angiopoietin-2 isoform X2: MGRLFGILIWILLFVFMKGQIIFDDLDDKDRSVDLTLQLLRIELQQFSQGMERILMNKLDGIENSIEVKISSKIETQHRLLKDDVVSLTNRLSEKVDENISHLNAIAQTHELLIRQEMVSLATNLSGKVDEKINDLIDIAQTEQRFLTQEVVSLTTNLSKKVDEKNGDLHTIVQTIQPLLTQDLVSLTTNLSGKVDEKITDLININLTEQRFLRQEMVSLVTNLSKQVDEKIGDLHTIAQTIQPFLTQDLVSLTTNLSGKVDEKINDLINITLTEQRLLRQEMVSLATNLSRKVDEKIGDLHTIAQTIQPLLTQEMVSLITNLSGKVDEKITDLINISLIEQRLLRQEMVSFATNLSGKVDEKFIDFINITLTEQQLLRQEMVSVASKVETLLNNSEINRLKERENVLDDIRNSSLYVTEQISSGEVIQIQLCNITYSDCNGILEKNPSLKGKNGVYNIRDSNKAKTVYCDMTTDNGGWTVIQRRLDGSIDFYRNWTEYKNGFGFPNHEYWIGNDMLHRLTSLKPQEMRVDIERFNGEKAYAVYSSFSVGDEANNYILSVQGYSGNEIA; this comes from the exons ATGGGTAGACTGTTTGGTATTCTGATTTGGATATTATTGTTTGTATTCATGAAAGGACAGataatttttgatgatttggaTGATAAAGACAGGTCAGTAGACTTGACATTACAGTTATTAAGAATCGAGCTACAGCAATTCAGTCAAGGTATGGAAAGGATATTGATGAACAAACTTGATGGCATCGAAAACAGCATCGAGGTAAAAATTAGTAGTAAGATAGAGACTCAACACCGACTGTTAAAAGACGATGTGGTGTCGCTAACGAACAGATTATCTGAGAAAGTTGATGAGAATATCAGTCATCTAAATGCCATTGCTCAGACCCATGAGCTACTTATACGACAGGAAATGGTGTCACTGGCGACTAATTTGTCTGGGAAAGTCGATGAAAAAATCAATGATCTTATTGATATAGCTCAGACCGAGCAGCGATTCCTAACACAGGAAGTGGTGTCTCTTACGACCAATTTGTCTAAGAAAGTCGATGAAAAAAATGGTGATCTACATACCATAGTGCAGACTATTCAGCCACTCCTAACACAGGATTTGGTATCTCTTACAACTAATTTGTCTGGGAAAGTCGATGAAAAAATCACTGATTTAATTAACATAAATTTAACCGAGCAGCGATTTCTACGTCAGGAAATGGTGTCTCTTGTGACCAATTTGTCTAAGCAAGTCGATGAAAAAATTGGTGATCTACATACCATTGCTCAGACTATTCAGCCATTCCTAACACAGGATTTGGTATCTCTTACAACTAATTTGTCTGGGAAAGTCGatgaaaaaatcaatgatttaatTAACATAACTCTAACCGAGCAGCGACTTCTACGTCAGGAAATGGTGTCTCTTGCGACCAATTTGTCTAGGAAAGTCGATGAAAAAATTGGTGATCTACATACAATAGCTCAGACCATTCAGCCACTCCTAACACAGGAAATGGTATCTCTTATAACTAATTTGTCTGGGAAAGTCGATGAAAAAATCACTGATTTAATTAACATATCTCTAATCGAGCAGCGACTTCTACGACAGGAAATGGTGTCTTTTGCGACCAATTTGTCTGGGAAAGTCGATGAAAAATTCATTGATTTCATTAACATAACTCTGACCGAGCAGCAACTCCTAAGACAGGAAATGGTGTCTGTAGCGTCCAAAGTTGAGACTCTGCTGAACAATAGTGAGATAAACAGGTTAAAGGAAAGAGAAAATGTTCTTGACGATATAAGAAATTCGAGTCTATATGTAACCGAACAGATTTCCTCAGGAGAAGTAATACAAATTCAATTATGTAACATTACATATTCCGATTGTAATGGCATTTTGGAGAAAAATCCAAGTTTGAAGGGAAAGAACGGTGTCTACAATATCAGGGATTCAAATAAAGCAAAGACCGTGTACTGCGATATGACAACTGATAATGGTGGATGGACG GTTATTCAGCGGAGATTGGATGGGTCGATAGACTTTTACCGTAATTGGACGGAATACAAGAACGGATTTGGATTTCCTAATCATGAGTATTGGATAG GAAATGACATGTTACATAGACTGACCTCGCTGAAGCCTCAGGAAATGCGAGTAGACATTGAGAGATTTAATGGAGAGAAGGCCTATGCTGTTTACTCAAGTTTTTCTGTCGGGGACGAGGCCAATAATTATATACTTAGTGTGCAGGGATACAGTGGAAAT GAGATAGCCTGA